The genome window GCCGTCCGGTGCCGCGGGTTGGTCCTGCCGTCCGGTGCCGCGGGTTGGTCCTGCCGTCCGGTGCCGCGGTTTGGTCCTGCCGTCCGGTGCCGCGGTTTGGTCCTGCCGTCCGGTGCCGCGGTTTGGTCCTGCCGTCCGGTGCCGCGATCCGGTGCCGCGGTCCGGTCCGGCGGTCCGTGATACGCGACCCGTCAGCCGAACGCGGCGGCCCGGTCCGGATGGCTCTCTGCGACCTCAAGCGCCAGCCGGTCGAAGGTCGCCACCGCCGCCGAGCGGGACACCTCCGGCCAGGCCACCAGCACCTGGCCGCCACTCAGATCGCTGACGGGCAGGGAGACGACGTCGTCCCGCCGGTACCGCCGGGTCACCGACATCGGCACATAGGCCACCGCCCGCCCCAGCGCGACGGTTTCCAGGAGCTGGTTCAGATCACTCACCTCGGGTCCCTGCGGCGTGGCGGGTGGCGCTCGTCCGGCCACTCCCGGTCCACCGACTCCGGGTCGCGCCCGGCCCAGTAGGCCGCCGTACGCTCGTCCGCTCCGGCCCAGCGGGGCATCGGCTCGCCGGCCAGATCCGCCCGGCGCAGCCGCTTGCGGCCGGCCAGCCGGTGCCCGGCGGGCAGCACCGCCACCCGCGGCTCGACCAGCAGCACCTCGGTG of Streptomyces cynarae contains these proteins:
- a CDS encoding type 2 periplasmic-binding domain-containing protein, translated to MSDLNQLLETVALGRAVAYVPMSVTRRYRRDDVVSLPVSDLSGGQVLVAWPEVSRSAAVATFDRLALEVAESHPDRAAAFG